The following proteins are co-located in the Streptomyces sp. NBC_00435 genome:
- a CDS encoding DUF1203 domain-containing protein: MTAHTALPIAPSALAALRSLDDAGQPCLPYEDPEGGAPLRCCLRRSAPGERIALVSYAPLRRWAAATGAEPGAYDEQGPVFIHAADCGGPAGAAGHPFAHPGALRTARRYDAAGHILGGRVLTLTGDPDAVIDQALAEAFADPGTALVHVRAAEFGCYLFEVRRG, from the coding sequence ATGACCGCTCACACCGCGCTCCCCATCGCCCCGTCCGCCCTCGCCGCCCTGCGCTCCCTCGACGACGCCGGGCAGCCCTGCCTGCCGTACGAGGACCCCGAGGGCGGCGCCCCGCTCCGCTGCTGCCTGCGCCGCAGCGCCCCGGGCGAACGGATCGCCCTCGTCTCCTACGCCCCGCTGCGCCGCTGGGCCGCCGCGACCGGCGCCGAGCCCGGCGCCTACGACGAACAGGGCCCGGTGTTCATCCACGCCGCCGACTGCGGCGGACCGGCCGGGGCGGCCGGTCACCCCTTCGCCCACCCCGGCGCGCTGCGCACCGCCCGCCGCTACGACGCGGCGGGCCACATCCTCGGCGGCCGGGTGCTCACCCTCACCGGGGACCCGGACGCGGTGATCGACCAGGCCCTGGCCGAAGCCTTCGCGGACCCGGGCACCGCTCTCGTCCACGTCCGCGCGGCCGAATTCGGCTGCTACCTCTTCGAGGTCCGCCGGGGCTGA
- a CDS encoding aspartate-semialdehyde dehydrogenase, which translates to MRVGIVGATGQVGGVMRGILAERKFPVDELRLFASARSAGTTLEWEGREITIEDASTADWSGLDIVLFSAGGATSRALAEKVASQGAVVIDNSSAWRGHPEVPLVVSEVNPHAIKNRPKGIIANPNCTTMAAMPVLRPLHDEAGLTALIATTYQAVSGSGLAGVAELKGQACAVAEAADQLTFDGGAVEFPEPQVYKRPIAYNVVPLAGNLVDDGSFETDEEQKLRNESRKILEIPELKVSGTCVRVPVFSGHSLQVNARFARPLSVERAYELLGAAPGVELSEIPTPLQAAGKDASYVGRIRVDETAENGLALFLSNDNLRKGAALNAVQIAELVAEELRG; encoded by the coding sequence GTGAGGGTCGGAATCGTCGGAGCCACCGGACAGGTCGGCGGAGTCATGCGCGGCATCCTCGCCGAGCGGAAGTTCCCGGTGGACGAGCTGCGGCTGTTCGCCTCGGCCCGTTCGGCCGGCACGACCCTCGAATGGGAGGGCCGCGAAATCACCATCGAGGACGCCTCCACGGCCGACTGGTCCGGCCTGGACATCGTGCTCTTCTCCGCGGGCGGCGCCACCTCCAGGGCCCTCGCCGAGAAGGTCGCCTCGCAGGGCGCCGTCGTGATCGACAACTCCTCCGCATGGCGCGGTCACCCCGAGGTCCCCCTCGTGGTCTCCGAAGTGAACCCGCACGCGATCAAGAACCGCCCCAAGGGCATCATCGCGAACCCGAACTGCACCACGATGGCCGCGATGCCGGTGCTGCGCCCGCTGCACGACGAGGCCGGACTGACCGCGCTGATCGCCACCACCTACCAGGCCGTTTCCGGCTCGGGCCTGGCGGGCGTCGCCGAGCTCAAGGGCCAGGCCTGCGCGGTCGCCGAGGCCGCCGACCAGCTGACCTTCGACGGCGGCGCGGTGGAGTTCCCGGAGCCGCAGGTCTACAAGCGGCCGATCGCCTACAACGTGGTCCCGCTCGCGGGCAACCTGGTCGACGACGGCTCCTTCGAGACCGACGAGGAGCAGAAGCTCCGCAACGAGTCCCGCAAGATCCTGGAGATCCCGGAGCTCAAGGTCTCGGGCACCTGCGTGCGCGTGCCGGTCTTCTCCGGCCACTCCCTCCAGGTCAACGCCCGCTTCGCCCGGCCGCTGAGCGTCGAGCGTGCATACGAGCTGCTCGGGGCCGCCCCGGGCGTCGAGCTCTCGGAGATCCCGACCCCGCTGCAGGCCGCCGGCAAGGACGCCTCGTACGTGGGCCGCATCCGCGTCGACGAGACCGCCGAGAACGGCCTCGCCCTGTTCCTCTCCAACGACAACCTCCGCAAGGGCGCCGCCCTGAACGCGGTCCAGATCGCGGAGCTGGTGGCGGAGGAGCTGCGCGGCTGA